From one Dermacentor andersoni chromosome 1, qqDerAnde1_hic_scaffold, whole genome shotgun sequence genomic stretch:
- the LOC126544114 gene encoding NADH dehydrogenase [ubiquinone] 1 alpha subcomplex assembly factor 3, which produces MLARSRTLLNKALKPRLHVRWSSYEGDGKTTVSVLNKERIDMLLVDSYSTAGFRLNNGLFVVGPIALFPRSVLQWRVKSSYDIIEESFSLFTLLEPKLDVLVIGLGDSGETLDMKVVQHLKKKKIAVEMHPTAIACSTFNFLNVEDRNVAAAMIPPCHITSGAEFYLEAGRDRRAVLAAD; this is translated from the coding sequence ATGTTGGCTAGGAGCAGGACTCTTCTCAACAAGGCGTTGAAGCCTCGTCTGCATGTCCGCTGGTCATCATATGAAGGCGACGGAAAGACGACGGTTTCTGTACTCAACAAAGAGAGGATTGACATGTTACTTGTGGACTCGTATTCAACCGCTGGGTTCCGCCTAAACAACGGCTTGTTTGTTGTTGGTCCGATCGCTCTTTTCCCGAGAAGTGTCCTGCAGTGGCGAGTGAAGTCTTCGTACGACATCATTGAAGAATCATTCTCGTTGTTCACCTTGCTTGAACCGAAGCTTGACGTTTTGGTTATAGGCCTTGGTGACAGCGGTGAAACGTTAGACATGAAGGTGGTACAAcaccttaaaaaaaagaaaatcgccgTCGAAATGCATCCTACGGCCATCGCATGCTCAACATTCAATTTTCTTAACGTGGAAGacagaaatgtggctgccgcgatgATACCTCCTTGTCATATCACAAGTGGAGCCGAATTTTACTTGGAGGCGGGAAGAGACCGAAGAGCTGTTTTGGCTGCTGACTAG